TGGTCGTAGGTAGATTGAGTTTTTCATGACATTTTGCTATTGCAAGACCACATGCCCAGTCATGTCCTGAAACACAATCCACAGGATATTTACCCAAATATGACACAACCAAATCTGCAAATATATCATATTTCAAAGGGTCCCAAGTGTCAAGTGCATTGAAATCTTTGTTGCTAAATACCACCATATCAATATTTGTAGTTGGGTGTTTTGTGATTATAACATCAAATTCAAAATCAATCCCCTTATATTTGGTCTTTAATTTGTCTGTTTTTGCATGTGGTAAATTAGAGATTTTACCATTGTGGTCTGGCGTTATAATAATAACATCATTTCCATTTCTTTTCAAAAACTTTGGCAAATCTCTCATTACATCTCCTAATCCACCGATAGAAGTTAATGGTGCTATGGTAGGCGTTAATATGGCTAACTTCATAATATCCTCCACATAATGACATATATAATAACCATAATTATAATACTATTAATTATAATATTTTGTATTGATGGTATATATAATATATACATTTATAAATAGTAATATAATACAGTATGGCCATAGATATAGCATATTCAAAAAGTCAAATTCTCGGGTAAAGTTCCTGAACATATTATAATATAAATTTTATATCAATAAGCCAATTGGAGGCATATATTATAGGATAATTAATCTTTTTGGATTTATCAGAACAAACTTTTCGAACACATCAAGACTATATACTATCTATAAATATGTGGTGTGAAATATATAATGGCATATAAAATTATAGAATAGATTGAGAGAAAGGGGAGATTATGAAAATAGCCATGATAACTTGGGAATACCCTCCAATAATGGTTGGAGGATTGTCGGTTCATTGTAGAGGTCTTGCTGAAGCACTTGTTAGGGCAGGGCATGAGGTAGATATAATAACTGCGGCATATGATTTACCCGAATATGAAAATATGAATGGCGTAAATATTTACCGTGTAAATCCTATTAAACATTCTAATTTCTTAGATTGGTCATTATTCTCGGCAAATTTAATGATAAAAAAACTTGGAATGTTGGGAGCTCCTAACTACGATATAATCCACTGCCATGATTGGATGACCTATTTTGTAGGAACTGGTGTAAAACATCTATTAAATAAACCATATGTTCAATCCATTCATAGCACAGAATATGGGCGATGCGGGGGTATCCATTCCGAGGATTCAAATGCAATAAATGAAATAGAGTGGTTAAGCACATATGAGTCAAATGCCGTAATAACAGTTAGCAATTCTATGAAACGGGAATTATGTTCTATGTTTAATGTCCCCCATGATAAAGTAAATGTAATATATAATGGAATAGACCCCGAAGAATTTGATATACCAATGGGAGAACATGAAAAAAACGAATTTAGAAAGAGTTTTGGCGTTCAACCTCATGAAAAAATGGTATTATTTGTGGGGAGATTGGTATATCAAAAAGGAGTAGAATATTTAATCAGGGCATTTCCAAAAATATTGGAGCAACATCCTGATTCAAAACTTGTCATAGCTGGTGCAGGTGATATGAGAGGTTATTTAGAAGAATTGGCGTGGAATATGGGGTATGGAGATAAAGTAGTATTTTTAGGGTTTATTGATGGTATGACATTGAAACTACTATACAAATCTACCGATGTGGCAGTCATACCTTCGATTTATGAGCCATTTGGAATTGTGGCACTTGAAGCTATGGCAGGGGGAGCTCCTGTTGTGGTAAGTGATGTAGGGGGGCTAAGTGAAATTATTCAACATGAATATAATGGTGTTAGAGTATATATTAAAAATCCAGATTCCATTGCATGGGGCGTAAATAGAATTTTATCTGATGAAGGATTTAGAAACTGGATTGTAAATAATGCTAAACATGATGTATATACAAAATATAGCTGGGACGCCATAGCTCAAAATACTATAAATGTATATAATGAATCCATTTTAAAACATAAATAATATTACAACTAAATGAATATTTTATCTAGGTGGTGGCATATGGATAATATAGTGAATAAAATAGGAGAAATAGCCGGGGAAATATATCATATATTAAAAGAAGGCGAAAAAAATATGAGTGGATTAAAAAAACCACTTAAAGAAAAAGGATATACTGATAGCCTTATTACAATGGCAATAGGATGGCTTGCAAGAGAAAATAAAATTGACATATATAAACAGGAAAGACAAACCATTGTAAAATTAATAGAAAAATAAGCAATAATTTGTTATTCTTGATTATAATTAAAATTACTGCCAATTGAGGAATTGTCGTAATAATGTATAACATAAAAAGATAATCCATAGTTATTTATGGTAAATCTTTGGTCTTTTTCAGGCGATATACAATATATTATTATATAGTTTATAAAATTTATTGTATCTATATTTATTTTTTTATTTAATGTATGTTGGTGTAATATGGTAGGAATTATAGGAAATAGCAAAGTTCTGGCTAAATTGGATGATATGGGCTCAATTGAATATGCCTTCTTTCCCCATTTAGGTTTTGAAAAACATATATTTGATTCTGCATTTGCTATTTTATATGATGGCGAATTAAAATGGCATTGGGATTACTCGTGGGATATTGACCAACGGTATTTAGATGATACAAATATTTTAAAAACTACCTATTCCAATAAACATTTTTTTGTGAGCTCTGAAGATTTCGTTTCAATAGCACATAATTTATTAGTTAAAAATATAACCATACACAACAATTCAAACCAAAAAAAGAAATTAAAATTATTTTTCTATGAAAATATTAGGATGGGAGAAAATCCACAAAAAAACACTGTAAAATTTTTAAAAACAAATAACTGTTTAATAAAATCCGATAAAAAATATATGTTCGGTATTGGGGGCGGTAAAAAGATATCTTCATACCAGTGTGGTGTTAGGGCATCAGAAAGTAGTGCATATAAAGATATTGAAAACGGACTTTTAAAGGAACAAATTACTGCTACTGGGGATATTACAGACAGTGCTTTGTGCTGGGATATTGAACTAGGACCCAATCAAAAAAGCAATATTCCGATATATATTATAATGGAAGAATATGATGATTATCATAGTAATATGATTGATGTTGTGAATAATCTAAACCAGATTTCAAATAATATCGACAATATATATAAATTAACATATAATTACTGGATAGATGCAGTTAAAAGTTTTTCAAATTTAAATATATCAAATAATTTAAATATCAATAAAAAACAGTGGAAAAATTATGTGGATATATGTAAAAGAGTTATTTTAACAATATTGTTATTAAAAAATTACGATGGTGGAATAATAGCTTCACCCTCAATTTATCCCGATTATAGGTATGTATGGAATAGGGATGCAAGTTATGTATCAATTGCTATGGATTTATATGGTATACCCAGAGTATCTGAAAAATTTTTTGAATGGTGCAAAAAAGCTCAAAACGAAGATGGCTCTTGGGTTCAAAATTATTTCATAGATGGAAAACCCCGTTTAACAGCAATGCAAAATGACCAAGTAGGCACTACAATATATGCCCTCCTTATACACTATAAAATTACAAAAGATAAATCATATTTGAAAAGATATTGGAACATGGTCAAAAAAGCGGGGGATTATATGACCAATGTTATAGTTTCGTCTTCTTCTTGCTATGATTTGTGGGAAGAAACCGTAGGTATATTTTCATATACTCTCGGAGCCCTATATGGCGGTTTAAAATCTGCTATAAAAATAGCCGAAATTTTAAATACAAATGATTTCGAAAGCATCGAAAAATGGGATAATGCCGTGAAATTAATTGAAGATAATATGTATAAGTTTTATTCGGAGAAGGAAAACAGATTTTTAAAATCTATAAATCCGATAGATAAAACAATTGATGCCAGTATTTTGGGGCTGAGTTTTCCATATAATTTAATTCCCGCAGATGACCCACGAATGATTAGCACAGCTGAACAAATTGAGTCAGCATTTAATTACAAAGTTGGAGGTATTGGGCGGTATCCAGAAGATGTTTATTTTGGGGGCAATCCTTGGATAATTACTACAATATGGTTGTATTTATATTATGTTCAATTAATTGAAGTATTATCTTCTAAAAATGCACCATCGGAAGTAATTGAAAAATATAAAAATAAATGCGATAAACTGTTAAAATGGTCATTGAAATATCAATTTAATGGATTATTCCCAGAGCAAATTCATAAAGATATGGGAGCTCCCATATCAGCAATTCCTTTGGGCTGGTCTCATGCCATGGTATTAATAGCATTACATAATGATGCTATTTCAAAATTACAAATCGAATAAGCAATATAAAAGCCAATATAAAATATAAAATATAAAATATAAAATAATAAATATAAAATATAATAGCGGGGGATATTATGCTAATTTCATTTAATTTTGAGGTCCATCAACCTCATAGATTGAATAAATATATTAAAAATGGGATTAATATTGACAAAATTAAAAATACTAACAATAACAACCATAATTTATGGGATAGATATATTGATGTGCCATTAAATAAAGAAGTATTTAATAAAGTTGCAAATAAATGCTATATTCCTACAAATCGAATTATGCTTGATTTAATAGATAAACATGATATTAAAATAGCATACAGCATAACGGGGGTATTTTTAGAACAGGCAATGGAATTTAATGATGAGGTGCTGGACTTATTTAAAGACCTTGTGAAAACTGGCAATGTTGAATTAATTGGGGAAACATACCACCATTCATTATCGTCTTTGTTTGAAACTCATGATGAATTTAAAGAAGACATATTAAGACATAAAAAGCTTATAAAGGACTTATTTAATTATAAAACAGAGGTATTTAGAAATACTGAATTAATATATCATAATAGCATAGCTAAAACTGTAAAGGACATAGGAGGATTTAAAGGTATATTTACAGAGGGCGCAGATAGATTGCTTGATTGGAGGTCTCCAAATTATGTATATGATTCACTTTGTGGTTTAAATGTTCTTTTAAGGAATTATCAATTAAGTGATGATGTTGGTTTTAGATTTTCGTGTTGTGGTTGGGAAGATTATCCATTATACGCCGATAAATATGCAAAATGGCTTGCAAATACTCCTGGAGACTGTATAAATATTTATGTGGATTATGAAACATTTGGAGAACATCAATGGAAAGAAACAGGGATTTTTGAATTTTTGAAGGAGCTCCCCAATGAAATTGAAAAATACTCCCATCTTGAATATGCAAAACCTACTGAAATATTGGATAAATGTAGGCCAAAGGGGGAAATTGATGTATTTGAGTTTTCTGCATTATCTTGGGCAGATACTGAACGAGATATTAGTGCATGGCTTGGCAACAGATTACAAAAGACATCATTTGATAAATTAAAATCCATTAGAGAACCTCTGGGAAGATATATTCAAACCAATAATAAAAATAGTAAAAATAATAACTCCAATACAACAGATACGGCAACACTCGATAACGATTTATATGACGAAATTATGGAATATAGAATTTATAAAAATCTTCAAACAAGTGATAACTTTTATTATCAATGTACAAAAGGATTCAATGATATGGATGTCCATGCTTATTTCAGTCATTTCGAAACTCCTTATGATGCATTTGTGGCTTATATGGATATAGTATATGATTTTAAAACTCACCTAACAATTTCTCAGATTTTGGAAATATATAAAGAAAAATTAAATCGATTAAATAATGAGCTAAATGAATTAAAAGAATTAAATAAAAAAGAAAACGAAGATACCTCAGAATTAAATAATATCATAAATGATTTAAAAGATAAGATTAAAAACATGGAGCTCCAATTAAACTTAAAAGATGAAAATATTCAAAAGTTAAAAGAGGAAGGTGTAAATTTAGTCAATAAATTAAAACAATACGAAAAAGAAATAATCTCAAAAACTGAGAATGTAAAAAAAGAAATAATGAATTTAAAAAAAGAGCACGAGCAAGAAATTAAAAAAAAAGAAAATAAACTAGGAAATAACTCATATAATATAAGAAATAATGATATACAAAAAGATAACAATAAAAATAATAAAAATAATAAAAATAATAGCAATAATAAGAATAATAAGAATAGTGATTTTATTATAGGCTCTTAATCGGGGAAATTATGAACGAAGAAACAAATAATGAATTTAAAAAAAACCTTGAAAAATTTAAAAAAATGGCAAAACGAGGAAAAGAAACTAAGATGGACAAAAAACCACAAATAATTGTGGTTGGTCGTTCCAATGTTGGAAAATCTACGCTAGTAAGACTTATCACAAAAAAAGATGTGAGAGTTGGAAAAAAACCAGGAGTTACTTTAAAAATAAATAAATATGATGTTGGAAACTTTATTCTTGTGGATTTGCCTGGTTTTGGATTTATGACTGGACTTGAAGAAAAAGTTCAAAATAAAATAAAAAAAGAAATTGTTCAATATATTGAAGATAATAAAGACCAAATTGTGGGCTCCATAATATTAATTGACGTCAAAGCATTTCCGGGCATTGTAGAAAGATGGGATAGTAAAGACGAAATACCGATTGATATAGAAATGTTTGAGTTTTTGGAAGAATTGGAGTTAAATCCATCAATATTTATAAATAAAATGGACAAAATAAAAAAGAACGACCAAGACAAAACACTTGATAAAATTGTAGCAATATTTGGTTGTCCTGCTCCGTGGAGACAGTGGATTAATGATATAATCACAATAGGAATTTTGAAAGAAGGAATCGGACTAAATGAAGTAATGGTCAAAATAAATAAAAATGTCAATGAATACAATCGGGTAAAAAATAAAAAATAAAAAAATAAAATAAAATTTTCGAGTATGTCGATAGGAGCTCCATAAAAAACTTTATATATTATATTACATTATATGGGATAAGCAACTTATAATATTTCATATTATAATTTTAAGAAATAACATTTTATATTTTTTGGAAATGTCTGTCGACTATTGCTATAATTATTGGATATGTTTTAAAAATATATTTGGGACATATAGTAATAGCGAATATTTTAATATTTAGCCATAGTCAATCTTCGGACTGTTTCACTCATAAGAGTAAAAATAAAACTGTATTATGTGTGTAGTATCCCACATTAAATTAATTGTTTAGAACAGTAAAAAGAGACAGTTTTGAAGATTAACTATAAAACACGATTTACTAAGAGAGGAGAAATTATGGCACTAAGACCAAGTAAATGTTATAGAGAAATTAATAAACCAGCATACACAAGAAAAAAATATATTAGGGCTGTTCCACAACCAAAAGTTGTTCATTATGTTAATGGAAACAAAGGTGGAGATTTCCCTGTGGAAGTTCATTTAGTTGTTAAAGATGATATTCAAATAAGACATAATGCATTGGAATCAGCAAGGATTGTAGGAAATAAATACACTCAAAATAAATGCGGTAGATTGGGATACAAATTCCAAATAAGAGTATATCCTCACCAAGTATTGAGGGAAAATAAAATGGCATCAGGAGCTGGTGCAGATAGGATTTCCGATGGAATGAGATTATCATTCGGAAAAGCTGTTGGAACAGCTGCAAGAGTTAGAAAAGGGCAAAAAATTATTACAATTTCAACAACTCCTGAAAATGTAATACACGCAAAAGAAGCTTTAAGAAGATGCAACATGAAAATGCCTGTAAAATGTAAAATAGTAATTGGAAAGGGAGCAGAATTAGTAAAAAATTAAATTAATTTCTTTTTTTATTTTTATTATATTTTATTTTTGTTATATTTTTTTTTAAAAATAATATTTAATGGTATATTATATTAATTATATTATTTTATATCTGGTATTTCTGCCCTAATGTATTCTTCTTTATTTCCTTTTCTTAAACTTATGGTGGCATCTATTCCCATTTTTGCCGTTAATTTATTTTTATGGTCTCCTGATGGGTCTAATGAAGAACCTTTTGTATCACTTATAATTACCACATCTTTATCGGCCTGAACTCGTGTAGCTATGGCAAATTCTACATCACTGGGGTTGTGTATGTTTATGTCATCATCAACAATCACAACATGTTTTAAACTTGGATGTGATGCAAGTGCCGCAAGTATGGCATTTTTACCATCTCCTTCGGTTTTCTTTTCGATAGATACAACGGCATGAAGCCAACAACATCCTCCTTCTGTTAGTGAAACCTGTTTAACTGATGGAACTGTGTTTCTAATTCCTTTATACATTCGTGGCTCTTGTGGCAATCCCATTAAAATTTTATGTTCTATTCCCCCTGGGAGAAGGGCATGGAATATTGGTTCTTTTTTTCTTTTTAAAGCTGTTATTTCTATTACTGGTTGCTGTCTAATTGTATCGTATGTTCCAGTAATATCTACGAAAGGTCCTTCTTCTTCCATTTTATTTGTTATTTTTCCTTCGATAATAAATTCCCCTGCTGGAACTTCCAAATCAACAGTATCACATTTTATCAATTTTAAGGGAGCTCCCATTAGTGCAGAGGCATATTTTAATTCATTAAATGTAACATCTCCCGATGTAGAGGATGCCAACAATAGGGCAGGATGCACTCCTATTACTATTGCTACATCTACCTCTCCATCTTTGATATTTTTGTTGTATATGTAGTGTAAATGTCTTTGTTCAACCATTCTAATTATTAATTTGCCATCTTTTACTAAAATTCTGTGAATTGAGGAATTTATGCCATGGTCTTTATCTTTTACAATTACTATGCCTGAGGTTAAATAAGCCCCCGCATCTTTTTCATAGTAAGTAGGTATTGGGTATTGACTTATTTTGCTTACTTCATCAGATACATATTCTTTTTTTAATTCGTTATCAACAATTAATTCCCCATTTTTTTCATTATCTAGGGCATTTATCATATATTCTACTAAGTCGCTTACTTCGATACCTAAACTTTTTGCTATTATTTCCCTGTTGCATAAATTTCCTATTACTTCATATCCATTTACATCTTTTATATAAGTCGGAGCTCCATCATTTTCAGCCAATATTTTTGTAATTTCAAATTTTTTGTTGGCTTTTTCTACTACTTTTAAATTATCTATTGAGTTAATTAAATCTCTTATCATATTTTATACCTCTATATTTGTTATTATTTTATTTACTGCTGTCATATTTTATTTTTTATTAATTTTATTTTTTATTATTTTATCGAGGATTTTACAAATTAAACTCTTTCATTTTTACTAAGTGCAATAATTCCATTGGCAATTGATACTGCAACAGGAGTTCCTCCCTTTGCCCCTACTGTGCTTATTGATGGTATATTTGTATTTCTCAATTCTTCTTTTGATTCACTTGCCTTTACAAATCCAACGGGAGCTCCCACAACTAACTTTGGTTTTATGCCTTCTTCATTAATTAATCTTATAACTTCAAATAGTGCCGTTGGAGCATTGCCTATTACCACAACTCCACCATCAATATATTCTTTTGCCATTCTCATTGAAGCTACTGCCCTTGTTATTTGTTCTTCTTTTGCTATTTTATGGGTTTTTTCATGATTTATAAAATTATGAATATTGTTGTATCTAATCCCTGCTTCAACCATGCTAATATCTACTACAATCGGTTTATTGGAGGCAATTGCCTCAATTCCATTTTTTAATGGTTCATTTCTAAAATCCATAAGTTTTGCATATTCTTCATCTGCTGTTGCATGAACAACCCTTTCAATTATTCCCATCTCATTTACTGAATATTTATTTATTTTGTCGCCCAATATATTTTTTATCTTTTCTTTTACAATCAATCTTGACTTTTCGGCTATGTCCATTCCGTCTTTTGTAGAGGCTCCCATAAACATAAATTTCACCTAAATATTTTTTATTTTTACTATTATTTTACTGTTTTATTTTATCGCAATACTTTATTTATTTTTATTTTTATTTTTTTATTTATAGTCAATCTTCGAACTTCTTCGCGTAATATCTTCAATTAAACCCCCATAACTATTCTAAATAAATTTCTAAGTCCTGGTGCAAATCCTAATGCCATTATTGTTATTTTAATTATATTTCTTAAATTTTTATTATCTACCTCATGATTTAGCACATATAATACAGAAAATACCAAAGCTAATTTTAAAGGTATCATGCTGTAAGCTCCAAATGTATCCATAAAAAACCGAGGAATTGGATGCTGTTCCCAATAACCATGGGAGGCTATACCCACGGCCGTGGCTGATGCGTCTGTCAATTGTCCCAATATTGCATATTTATCTATTTTATCAAATTTCAATTTATTTTTTATATATTCTACATTATTTAATAGATATGATATTATGCCGTATATTATTGCAATTATTAACAATATCTGTAATAGCGTTCCGAAATATACAATATTTGTTAAAAATATGGCTCCAAAATACAGCATTGGTAAAACTGCCATAATTATTGAATATTTGTAGTATTTTTCTTTGAAAAAGTATCCTGTTAATATTATTGAAAATATGTAGTATATCCCTAAAACTACAACAATTCCGGGGGTAACCGTATAAAAGGTATGGGGCAAAACTCCTGCATCAGTCATTGACCTTAGTAGAGATATTAAAATTACATAAAATACCGTAGTTAGTGCAAATTTGCTGTCTATCTCTATTTTTAAGGATTTGCATGCCCTATAAAATATATAAACCATTACAAAAAGAAGTATCCCATAGGTAATTTCCTGAATAATGGTATATCCTGATTGATTATATATTGGATTAATATAATATTTATTAATAAATCCCGAAATATAAGCTGCAATATCCATTTACTCACCAGTTTTATTTTAATATATTTTAATATATTTAATTATAATTAATATAATTATCGTATTGTATTATCGTAATTATGGGGAGCTCCCAAACTACCATAATTACCCATAATTAATTATAATTAATTATAATTATATTATCATATACAACATAAATTGCTCTGAAAAATTTATATTATCGTAAAAATCGCTTTGCGATTTTGAGACGGTTTAGTGAAAAAGTCCGAAGATTGACCATATAAAAAAGAGGGACAATATGAGTGTAAATTTAAAAAATGCAAAAATGATTAGAATATATATAAAAGAACAAGACGAACATGCCCACATGAAATTATATAAATATATAGTGGAAAAACTTAAAGAATATAATATTTCTGGTGCCACAATATTTAAAGGAATAAATGGCTATGGGGAGAGGGGAACTGCAAATATTGATATAATAAGGTTATCCATGGATTTACCTGTTGTTATTGAATGTATCGACGAGATAGAAAAAATAGATAAAATATTGGGGGAATTGGTTGAGATAATAGGAGATAATGGATTAATTGCCGTTGTTGATGTGAATATAGTTTCCAAATAATAATAGGGCAATTAAAACAATCATATATAATTAAATAAGTGGGTGAAATTGTGGATTTTTCATATATATTAAATAAAAAAGCTAGAATACAGGAAAAAATAAATTCTATCAATAAAACTATGGATATTGGAGAATATTGGATACATGATAATTTTGAAAATTCTTCAAATTGCATATTTGCAGGGGGAGACGGCAGTTTTAATAAAATAGATTATATTGATTATTGTTTATATTCGGTTGGAACAATATCATATATAAATGAAACAGGGGGCAAAATAGAAGAATCAATAAAACAATGGGATATTGATATAATGTTGCCATATAAATATGTATCTAACAGATTACGGCTTTATATGATAAATATGGAGTTAAAAACCATATTGTGGAATTTTATAAATAAAGATATTGATTATTATTTATTTGATGGTTCTTTATATTCCTTATTAATTCAAACCCATACATACGGAGCTCCACGAAATTTAGAACAAAATTCCGATTTAACTTATTGTTATAATTCTCACAAAAAAGAATTAATGGAAAAAATATATGCCCAATTAAATAATAATGATTTATCTCCGATATATGATTATAATGAGGACGAAAAGATATTATTTGAGCAGTTGGAATATATTGTCCTATTGGTAGAGATTTTAAAAAATTATAAAAATAAAATAATAGGAATATCCAAAACTTCTAAAATGAGTATTTATTTTGAAAACTCAAATATGCCAGATATGGGGATTTTTTCAAAAGGAGTAAAAAAAACAGGATATTCTAAACCTATAAATCTTGTGGAAAAACAATTTAATGAGGGCATAAATTATACCATAAATAATTTTAAAAAATTGTATCCTTTGGAAAATTTATATTATGGATTTTTAAAATTGGACAATAATTCAGGATTAACAAATATTACTTCCTTTTGTAAGTTGGATAATGAAGTTTTTTCAAATTTAAAAGAAATATCGGTCTCTGGTTATCCATATGTGTTAAAAAAATCTCATGAAACCGTAAAAATTAGTAATAAATCTATGGAGCTCTGCGGTAAATTGTTGGGAATTAATAAAAAACGAGATAGGGATATTATACTTGATTGAATTATAATAAATATACTTCGTAATGTATTTTACTTCGGGAGTTTTACTTCGGGAGCTCCCAAACACATTAACAAACCATATAATTGTTATATCGTCATATGACGAATTAATATTCATTTTAAATCGAAACTTTTATATAATATATTTTTGTAGTATAATTATGGATAAAATAAAATTGCACATTATCGGAGATGTAGTATTATCTGATGATATTGGAAAAAGTATGAAGAAGTGGAGGGATATGTTTGGCATATCTCAAATAGATGTTTCGAGATACTTAGGGTTATCTCCATCTGTTATAAGTGATTATGAATCAGGACGGCGAAAAAACCCTGGTGTAGTTGTTATAAGAAGATATATTGAAACCCTAATCAATATAGACAGGGAAAAGGGCGGACACACTATAAAAGCACTTCAAAGAGTAATAAATCCTCCATCAATGAATGCTATTTTACAGATAAAAGAGTATGGAGCTCCCATATCAATAGAGGAATTTCTAAAAATAATTGATGGAAAAATAGTTCGAGACAATAAAAATAATAATTCCATTGAAACTAATATTTTTGGGCATACTGTTGTAGATAGTGTAAAGGCAATATTGGAAATGGATGGCCAAGATTTTATAAATCTTTATGGTTGGACAACGGAAAGAGCACTAATATTTACCAATGTTTCAACTGGTAGGAGTCCAATGGTGGCAATTAGGGTTAGTTCTATAAAACCACGAGTTGTGGTATTTCAAGGATATACTAAATTAGATACATTGGCTCTAAAAATAGCCGAAATTGAAGGTATTACGCTAATTACAACAGACCTTGAACTTGATGAATTATTAAAACGATTAAAATAGCATAATATCAAATATAATATATTAAATACAATAATATACAATAAAATAAGATATTTTTGTTTTTGTTTTTTGAATTATACAATTATATAAAAGGTGATTAAATGACAGTAGGTATTGTAGGCTATGGTAGTCATATTCCAAAATATAGAATTAAAGTAGAAGAAATAGCAGCCGTATGGGGGAAAAATCCAGAATCCATAAAAAACGGATTAATTGTAAATGAAAAAAGTCTTCCTGGTCCAGACGAGGATACGGCAACCATAGCAGTTGAATCAAGTAGGAGGGCTTTAAAAAGAGCAGGAATTGATGCAAAAGATATTGGGGCTGTTTATGTTGGTAGTGAAAGTCATCCATATGCCGTGAAACCTACTTCTTCAATAGTGGCGGAGGCAATAGGTGCTACGCCTGATTTAACAG
The window above is part of the Methanococcus aeolicus Nankai-3 genome. Proteins encoded here:
- a CDS encoding cobalt-precorrin-8 methylmutase; amino-acid sequence: MFMGASTKDGMDIAEKSRLIVKEKIKNILGDKINKYSVNEMGIIERVVHATADEEYAKLMDFRNEPLKNGIEAIASNKPIVVDISMVEAGIRYNNIHNFINHEKTHKIAKEEQITRAVASMRMAKEYIDGGVVVIGNAPTALFEVIRLINEEGIKPKLVVGAPVGFVKASESKEELRNTNIPSISTVGAKGGTPVAVSIANGIIALSKNERV
- a CDS encoding DUF190 domain-containing protein → MSVNLKNAKMIRIYIKEQDEHAHMKLYKYIVEKLKEYNISGATIFKGINGYGERGTANIDIIRLSMDLPVVIECIDEIEKIDKILGELVEIIGDNGLIAVVDVNIVSK
- a CDS encoding DUF63 family protein; this encodes MDIAAYISGFINKYYINPIYNQSGYTIIQEITYGILLFVMVYIFYRACKSLKIEIDSKFALTTVFYVILISLLRSMTDAGVLPHTFYTVTPGIVVVLGIYYIFSIILTGYFFKEKYYKYSIIMAVLPMLYFGAIFLTNIVYFGTLLQILLIIAIIYGIISYLLNNVEYIKNKLKFDKIDKYAILGQLTDASATAVGIASHGYWEQHPIPRFFMDTFGAYSMIPLKLALVFSVLYVLNHEVDNKNLRNIIKITIMALGFAPGLRNLFRIVMGV
- a CDS encoding DNA double-strand break repair nuclease NurA — encoded protein: MDFSYILNKKARIQEKINSINKTMDIGEYWIHDNFENSSNCIFAGGDGSFNKIDYIDYCLYSVGTISYINETGGKIEESIKQWDIDIMLPYKYVSNRLRLYMINMELKTILWNFINKDIDYYLFDGSLYSLLIQTHTYGAPRNLEQNSDLTYCYNSHKKELMEKIYAQLNNNDLSPIYDYNEDEKILFEQLEYIVLLVEILKNYKNKIIGISKTSKMSIYFENSNMPDMGIFSKGVKKTGYSKPINLVEKQFNEGINYTINNFKKLYPLENLYYGFLKLDNNSGLTNITSFCKLDNEVFSNLKEISVSGYPYVLKKSHETVKISNKSMELCGKLLGINKKRDRDIILD
- a CDS encoding helix-turn-helix domain-containing protein, with product MDKIKLHIIGDVVLSDDIGKSMKKWRDMFGISQIDVSRYLGLSPSVISDYESGRRKNPGVVVIRRYIETLINIDREKGGHTIKALQRVINPPSMNAILQIKEYGAPISIEEFLKIIDGKIVRDNKNNNSIETNIFGHTVVDSVKAILEMDGQDFINLYGWTTERALIFTNVSTGRSPMVAIRVSSIKPRVVVFQGYTKLDTLALKIAEIEGITLITTDLELDELLKRLK